TAAAAGAGTGTAAGCCATATGATGTCAATGATGATGCATGTATGCGAATTTAGTTATTGTTACTGTTCTGCAAACAATGAGACCATCTGCAATAGGACTTAAATCATCAGGGAATGATAAAGATGCGATTCTGAGGATCATAGTAGCTCATATCTTTCATGCACCTAAACTTGAGGACGCACATATGAGCATTATGCTTACCTCACCTGTGTATTAGTTACATTACTTAGCAAAATAAATAAAAAAATAATTAAAATTACAGCCTATTTCTTCAAGGTTTTATTTCACACCTCTTCCCTACAGTCAGAACCGGCCCTGGGCTAAAGCCCAACAAGCCTATGCTTTGGGCCCCCAAATTTAAGGGTCCCAAAAAAAAAATTTACTAAAGATATATATATATATATATATATATATATATATATATATATATATATAAATGGCATAATAAACATTTATTCTAAACCTATGCAAACTTTTGTCTTCTACAACTTTCTTTCTCTTTGGTCGAGTCATCAACTCATTCGACTGTCTCACGCCCGCACGCGTCTTGCCTGATGTGGGATCTTTTCTCTCCAACAATCCCCCTCACGTACAACCTAACTTTTAGGTCTGCACATGAAACTGATTAACAAACTGAATCCGAGCCCCATGACAACTGAAAGAACCTCAAACTCCTCATGATAACTTGAAGAACCCCAAACTCGAAAGAATCCCCGAACTCGAAAAAACCAAACTAGGGCCATGACCCCTGAAAGAACCAACCCGGGCTCGGGGAGACGCAACTAGAGAGGGACTCACTCCCTCTGATACCATGTCAAACAGCGAAAAGCGTGGGCCGTGGATCATCTGTGTACCGATGCCTTTTGTAATTAAAACTCAACACTTTGAAGGTGGTTAAGTTAGGACAGTATCGGTACACAGATGATCCACGGGTCACGCTTGTCGCTGTTTGACATTGTCGTCTTTCTCAATTTCTCATATCAAGGTCTCCTTGCAGCAGGCCCGCAACCCTCGATTTCTCTGAGTCTAAGTTCTCTCCGATATAAGTCAGGTAAGTCTGTCATCCTCCTCCAATGAGTCCAATCCCATAGTTTTTGCAATTTCATAGTTGAGAACTTGAAATTGAGAATGAGAAAGATTTTGATTTCAATTCGGAAGACTGATTATGAGATAGGTTTTGGTTTGAGTATTTGAATCATTGAATGTTTGATTTCATGCCTTTGTTTATGCCTAAAATTCTGTAGGATTATCTTTTGCAGGGTGCTATATGGCTCCAATTAGGAAGTATCCTTCTGTAGGATTATCTTTTTCAAGGTGCAAATATACTTTTTCGTAGGGAGCCTCAAATTTTTTTTCACTTCGAGCCCCCAAATTCTCAGGGCCGGCCCTGCCTACAGTGCCTTCTGTATAACATATTTTGAAGTTCATGTTTCGTGTTTATTTGCTCACAATGTTGATGAAAGCAGGGCCTCAGCATCCTTGCGCTCTATGTGCTTCTTGTTCTGTTGCTAACCAGATTCTGTATCCCAAATGCATTTCAAATCTTCGCATATTTTTCGTGAAGGTAATCATGTGGCTAATACTTTGGCGAACTATATATGGTGCTACCTCCTCTGGTTTGACATGGTGAGATTTGCCTCCATCCTTTATGGCATAATGTAATAGTGACCGTTGCGGTCTACCGAAGTTTTGTTTTCGTTAGTTGTTTGTATAGTTGCTTTTACCTGGGAGATTTGGGGTTATTTCCCCTCCCCTCTTGTAATCTTATTTTCTTTTAATAAAGCCTGGAACTAAGGCGGTTTTTTGCCTTTTCTTGGTTTCCAGTTTCTACCCAAAAAAAAACCTATTTTTCGTGGCTTTTACCTCAGGGCGTACTGTGAAAGTAAAATACAATGTATTTGAGACCTGTTGTCAAACATGAATTAGTTAAAGACATGTTTTAGCTTCTGATGGCAGTCATTCTGAGGCTAAAGATTTAGCTGTGCTGTTCACTTGTTCTTTAATGTACAGTTGTAGAACATACCTCACTGGACCTGAGTTATGGCCTGGTAACATGAGGATTGCCTTAGAACAGGATTTGAATTGGTTTAGTTCTATCGTGCAACTTTCAAGTTTGGTGAAAACCTGCACAACATGGACTAGAAAAGAGACAGACCTCCATGCATGTGGGATATATGTATCAGATATGACAAGACCTGTTAAGCGTTTCGACAGTTCTATGGGGCATCAAACATGGCCATTGGCAACAAAGATGTCACCTCTTGCACCTAAAATAGTACATGGACTACTTATTTGGCCATGTCTGTCATATCGGATTGCAAAACTGGATTTTCCAATCATGTGTTTGGCTAATCAGATTGGTGTGGCCTGATAATTCGAATCTTGTCAGGGAAGATGTTGAACCACACATCTTCGGTTCTTCCTCCAACTTCAGTCTTCATCCACATCATCTTGCTCTTTACAGAAGCATCTTCTTCTCCAATCATACTCCTCAATAAAATGCAGAGGGCAAAGTGCTTGCAGTGTCTGAAATTCTGCGACCTGTGACTCTTCACATCCACAAAACCTAGATTTTGTTAACCAAATAAACGCAGGAGACATGAATAAGCAATGCAGGTCTAATGATTCTACGATTTGATCTATGGAATTCAATTTGTATTATTATTGAATAATAGTTAGACCATCTGGTATACATGATATGTCCTTCAAGGCACTACATGGAACAGATGTGATTCGAAAGGATCACAGGAGGTTTATGCTTCCTCATCTGTAGAGTTACATTTCCTAGCAAAATAAACAACAGCCTATTCTTCAAGGTTTTATTTTTTCTTTCCAATATGGATGATGATATTCGGATCTTCCCTACACTACCTTTTGTATTACATAGTTTGGAATTCATGTTACGTGTTTATTTAGTCACGAGTGTTGATGAAAGCAAGGCCTGAGCATCCTTGCGCTCCAGTATACGTCGTGCTTCCTCTTCTGTTGCTGGAACCACATTCCGTATCCTAAATCCATTTTTTGTGGCCTTTGCCTCGGGACGTACGGTGAAAGTAAAATAAAATGTATTCGATACCTGTTTCAAACATGAGATAGTAAAGATATGCACGTCTTAAATTCCCAGGGCAGTCAGCTTACAATATCTTTATTGTTCTTTACATATGCAACAGGTAGGAACATACCTCACTGGACCTGAGCTCAGGCCTGGTAACATGAGCAACAACTTCAATTGTGATCAGAGGCTGATCTGGATTAACTTCTGTGTAGAGAACACAAGATTTGAAACGCAGGAAATCTCCAACATCCACCTGCACATCAAACATATATCCTTACACAACAACACGATAGAAATGAATGAATGGCAATATAGCTAGCTTATACTCCATCTCCTAATCAAAGTCCATGGGGAAACCCAAAATACCAGATGAAAGATATATTGGATATGAAAATAGCAAAAAGAGTCCCACAAGATGATTATTCGAATTTCAAGTGAAAGATAAGACAATAACAATATGAGTAATGCTAAAAGTTAATAAGGAAGAAGGATGTCTGCAGGGTACTCACAGGTCTCAAGAAGTCAACAAGATCGACTTCTAGAAAGCAAGGAACCAGGCCAGCAAAGGCATAAGCTGTGGAGAAAGCCAATTCAAATGCTCGGTGCATTAAAAATCCTCCAAATATCCGACCATGTATGTTTCTCTGCTGTGGTTGGCAGATCAATGAGTTCTCTAAGCTAGTGTCCCTCAGAAGAATGCTATCTCTGTCTGCCAAGGCAGGCATATCACAGAATATCCTTCCCTCGGCCAACAGGCTTTCAAGTCTATTTACTTCTCCATTCTCAAACTCTCTTTTTTGTCCTCCTCTCGTTCTTTTCCTCAGATTATTTCTGGCTTCTGCTTCCTTGAAAAGAAATTGTTCTCTTTCAGTTTCTGGTAAGAGCCTGTTAACTGGAGCAGCCTTCCCAGTCTTAGAGTCACGAGCCACAAATATGAAGTTGGCTGAAAGGGCTAACGAGTCCGAAGTGCCACAGCCTTTTACAAAGAAATTTTCTTTGTTAAGTCGCATTAGTCACGTCATAAACCAACCACTTCAGAGAAAGAGGACACAATGTGGACAGGTAAACAATTAGCTGTGTGGGCATATAATATGAAGATCCTTTATTTAGTTGACAGACTTGATAATCAGTCTTTTAACAGGCATTTTCTTGGATTTTACATGAGATTACACTTGGGGTTTCAAAATATATAGTTACATTTCTTTAAACTTAACTTAGAAGTTAGAAGTAAACACCAAATCTCATAATTTGATACATCAAAAAGACAATTTAGTACCTGGGTACATCAGTCTGTTTCTCATCACATATCAATTGATAAATGTCTCACACAAAAAAAATATAGACAAAACATACACTTAATAGAGGATGATGCTGGGGAAAAAAGTTCTATCAACTTGAAAGATGATCAATCTCTCAAAACTAAAGGTACCTCAGAGTTAAGAGTACCTTTTGTGGATTGAGTGACTTCTAGATGGATCTCAATAGATGACCGCCCCACCCAAATGACAGCACCAACAATTTTCAGGTCAATGTCAACACTAATTGGCTTCCTCAGGACAATTTTGTCAACAGATGCAGTGACCAGCAAGAGTGGCCTTGTTGTGGTATCAACAGCATAGCAGTGCTAATCCACGAGCAAAAACATATCACAAATTCAAGGTGATCACCACACAAAAAACACATGCAAATAGTAAGCTAGAAACTCATACGTATCAACATGGCACATAGCTTGGATAGCTCCATTAAGTGAATATTGTGTGGTAGAGAACACTGGTGCATATTTAGTGCTCTATGTCATACAAGTAGATTATAAACTGGAGCAACTGTCTGTAAGCATAACTTTCGCTGCTTCTTTGGATAATGCATACGGCCATCTTACTACTTTAGGACTCAGCAAGAAAACTGAACACAGCCGCACATACCAGCAAACAAGACACATTCCTCATTTATTATCTTCAAGGCTACAAATGTTGAATGTTCGAAAGCTCAGGCTTATTGATTCAAAGTGCAATTCAGCCTAACTATCGCCAATTTTCGATAAATGCACTGGTATAATGGCATCAGATCGAGAAAAACACATTTGATATGATATGAATCCACAACCGATCACATTCCAGTTCAAGTTACCACATTTGAAGCAAAACCCATATATCCAAACACAGAAATTAAGACTCCAACAAAACACAGAAAGACTGAAAAGTGTTACCTTGACAGAAATGGTACCAGCTAAAGCATCAAGGTCTTCAAGCAGCTTCCCAATTCTGACCTCATTCCAAGGATCCTTGTACTGCTCCCTCAGTATAAAATCACTAGAGAAATTGTAGAGAATTGTAGTCCTGCTCTGTGATGGAGTCTTGTTCAGCAATTCGCTCTGGGGAGGAGCGTCTACAGGTGGGTCCAAGAGCCTCTCAAACATGTGGGACCTCGCTTCCCACAGTGCCTGGGTCACCGGCGAGTGGAACATTCCGGGCCACAAGCTGATGGGCCTGGTCGAAGAGTCCGACCCGTAAGCAGGGAGGGTTGCCACCACCGGAATGGTGGTGTTGGAATTGGGAGGAGATGAGTTTGGGTCCATTGAGTTTTTGGGTGTCTTGGAATTTGGTTTATGGGGAAACAGAGGATAGATAGACTTTAGGGAGATGACTCGGTTGAGTTTTGGTAGTTTAAGATTTGGTGAAGTGTTGAACAAGGTAGCTTTGCTTTTATGGGGTACATGATTCACGTCTGTTTCTGGGTTATTGACTCCATGTAACCGAATCTTTAAAACGATCAGATGGTACACATTCTGAAAATGTTGCTAGTTTGGAGGAGATTGATTAATGGAATAAACTTTTGGTGACTTTATGCCCTTGATGTATTCTGCAATTTTATTAAAATGTATTTAACTTCTTTTATTTTATAAATTCAATACATGTAGATAGATAAGAATATGTTGCAATACGTATATGGTGGGAGCCCGTACTTTTAAGTTAAGGACTTTTTGGTTTATGGTTTAAAAAATTTATTTTTTTATCACATTTTGACATCTCATCCGTTCAGTTTTTAGGTTTATATGAATAGATCATTTTTACAAATTTTCAGCCAAATTGGTGTTCGTTAAGATAACAAACTAGATCAAATTAATAGACGAACGAAATCTGTCAAATATGAACCGTTCAAGTTCATAATTGATAAATCACACTTATGAATGTCTTAACAATTTTTAATATAGCTGAAAATTTAGAGAAATGATCTACTCATAAATACCTATAAACTGAACGGTCAAGATATGGATATAAGATCGAAAGGTGGGATAAGCCGAAAAGTCCTCAACTTAAGGGTCCTCATTAGAAAGGTTTCCCTTTCTGATATGTGTTAAAATTTAAACAAAAAATAGAGTAACCAATTATACACTCTTTGTTAAATGACGTTTGATAGAATGTATATGTTTAGTTGAGAGTCTTAGAGCATCTTTAGTAATGCTAGCTATTTCTAAGTTAAATTTTAGTCAAATTAGCTAAAATGTTATTTTGGTTAGCCATTTTAGAAATGTAGTTGCATCAATGCTCTCTATTTTAGCTAGCATTACATCAACATTATTCTTCAAATAGAAATTAAATAGTTTAAATATATTTATATATCACATAAAATATCTTACATGGAATGTATTAAATTATAGCTAGCCTCATTTGAGTCGTCTCGCTAGCTAAATATAGCTAGCGATAATATAGCTAGCAAGATAGCTAAAAGTCATAAATAGCTCAAGTTTGGCTAGTTTGCTGGAGCTCCTAAAACATCCAAAAAAGTTAAACACGCTCTCTAAAATAGCTAAGATGTGAAAGTAGAGAGTACAATGTTAAAGATGTTCTTAGGAATAATAATCAAGACTTAAAGACAACCGTACTCACCCATTTCAGAAATAAAAATAAAAATATGTTGCAATACAGTCAAAAATACAAGCACATGTGCATTTTTAAATAGCATATACCAATTTGGAGAATGTTACTTCAGTTGAACAATGTATGCTGTTATAGGAGAGGGCGGTAGGACAAAAGAATAAGATAATATATGCTGTTATTGGTTCATATGCAGGCGTTACAAGCAAAGTACTTCGTAGAGTCAAATGGACGAGTGTGTTGGCAGATGGGAGGTCTTCTGTCTTCTATGATATGGAGTAGCCCGCGATGGGGGAAGGATTTGCTTTGTCAATTTTTGCGATGGAGGGTTGGCAAATGGGGGTTAGTTTACACTGTCACTACAGTACACATACATACTGTTCAACATTAATTTTAGAAAATGAAGAGAATTTCAAATTACACACCTAAATAACAGTATCACAAACAACAAATAACCTCCCTATTTTTTTATTTTTTTTTATTTTTACCAAATCATCACACAACAAATATAACTCCTCTCTCACCCAAATTATAACAAAAACTCTGAGATACAAGGATTCAAACTACAAAGTAAACCAACTATATTTTTTTTCTTTTCTATTTATCACATAACTAGATAGAACTGTGTCGCCACCGCTCCGCAGGTTGAAGTCGGCTCGAGCAGAAAATGCGGTAGACATAAGCAACATCCCAACCAACCTGTACCAAGCTGCTCTGCACAAGCAGAAATTCACCACGCCCAAATTAATCTTCAAAATTTGATCCACATTGAAACATATTTGACAGATTACACATTTATTCTGATGCTAAGTCAAAACACATATGATTGCACTCTACAACAGTCAGAAGTCAGAATTGAAATTGCATACCTGGTCAGCCTGTTTTCCTGCTATCCTCGAGCTCACGCCTTAGACTCTCACCAGAATTACGGACACCTATGTGCACTCCCCATGATATGTGGAGGGATCCTAAACAAAATTTGTTCATTTTGTTGCACCCGATAATACAGATCCGTCTCACTAGTGGGCAATCAAAAGTATATCTGCCTTGCGAAAAGCTTCCAAGATTTGGTAGATTCTTAAGATCCAAACTATCTAGCCGAGGGAGCATGCTTTCATTCTCTGTTTCTTCACCCCCATCTGCTGCGATTATTGCTTCCATTTTCTGGCAATTCTCTATCTCTAGTTTTTGGAGCTTGACAAAACCTCTAGCAATCGAAGGAGAGAGCAGGTATCTCAAACTACCACAAGCACCAATATACATTCCAATTAAATTCTGAAAGCCTTGGCAAGATTGTTTGCAACCCTTGATATCATTTATTTGCATTCCTTGATCAGGTTGGGAAATATTTGAAGGTAATTTGTCTGACCGAGGAACTGAAGCATTCCTTTCATTGACGGTCAATCTTCTCACTTCAAAAATCTCTTCCAGAGAAGAACAGAGTTGCACGGCTATGTACTCCAATTTCTGCAATCTATTTTGCATTTGTGTCGGTACCAAATGCAATAGTTTGTCACATTGCCTGACAGCGAGCCTTCTTAATTCAGAGAAAGAGGTGGATGAAAGTTGGCCATTCCATATCTTTTTCAACTCGCCCAGGCGTTCAATGGATAGGGTTGTCAAGACTGGAAAGACAACATGCAGATACATTGAGATCAGTTAATAATAATGTAGTACTGTCTCCCAATTTTACTTGTACAATGGTTTACAGTAACAAACTAACAACAATACATATATTTAAGAATTTTTTTTATTTTAAAAACAAGACACAGTAGCCTTGTCCGAAGATCCTCAATTTACTCTATTATTTTGAGATCAAATTGAAAAGGAAAATGGAAAACTAAACTCCAACTTAGAAATAAGGTAATGCATGCTGTAAACACTGGTTTCATATGGTGTTTCTAGTTTTAATAGATTTTGCTCTCTTATTTAAGAAAAAAAAAAAAAAAACTTAGAAATAAGGTAAATCACTAAAATGACACAACCACCATCATTTGAACTACTCAATTAATCCTTTATATATGTTCATTCAAATCACTTTCTTCATCCAAAGTTAGAAAAAAGAAAAAACGGAAGATATAACCTTAGTTATAGATAATCAAATTGTAATTAGTAATTTAAAACGTAAAAGATAGAAACTTACTTGCAAAGATGTAACAAAGTAAAAAGAAAGTGACTATCCAGCCCTATACAAGTACTTTGATTGGTTATTCGGGTCAAAGTACTATTCTACAGTAAGGTCAATTAGGGGGGCAATACGGGGTCTGTTGGGAAATAGATGGTTCATTGGACAATAGAGGGGTCTATTCGGCAATAAGAGTCAATAGAGGGTCAGTGACCGGATTCGAGCGACCAGTGAAAGGATTTTGACGATTGGAAACCGGACTTTTGCCATCTCTATTTACAGAGTGAGGGTAAATGGTTCAAAAATAAATAATCAATAAAAAAATAGAGAATGTTTGGTTTGGTTGGGTTGGGTTGGTTGGAAACATACTTTTATAGTCTTTAGGCCGAATAGTCTTTAGTCTATAGGCTAGGGTTAATGGGAATTTTAGGCTCTATCTGGTAACGTTTTTAAGAATAATTTTCAAAAATAAATTTTGAAATAGAATACAAAAAAACAAAATTGTATCTTTAAGATCCGAAAATGTGTCTAGTAGCTTAGTCCGCAAAAAAAATTTGGAACTGAAAACGTAGGTACTGTCATATAAAATTATAAATATGTAAATAACAATGAGAAAGTCTTCAGTTACTGTGTAAAAAAATCCCTAAAACTAGACGGAAGATAATTTCTTATTATTCTGAGACTCAAATTGAAAAGAAAAATGCAAAAACTAAACTGCGACTTAGAAATAAGGCAATATTGTAGACATTGGATCTATATATGTTGTTCACCATTCAAATCTCCGTCTTCGTATGAAGTACAGAATAAAAAAAAGGATGACATAACCAAAAAAGAAAAAGAAAAAGGATGACATGACCTTAGCAACAGATAGTCAAATCACAAATGGTAATTTGAAAAAGTGAAAGATGAAAATTTACTTGTAAACATGGGATGTCATAGTGACCATGTAAAAAGAAAACTATTTCAGAAAAGGAACATATACCTTGGGGTCGGAGAAAAGTGACTGCTCATCAGTCAAACTATCTCGGTAGAGACTGCTGACTTCCAGTTGCCTATTCAGCCCTTTACAAGTACTTTTGCTGATCCCGGTGAAGCATGGTAGACCTTCGAGTTGCAACTCTGTCAAACTAAGGAAGTTGATCTCTTTGACATGATGTTCCGATCCTTCCAAGCCAAAAATTGCTTCTACAGACTGGCAATCATTTATTCTTATGGACTTGAGATCTGCCAGTAAATGTAGATCTCCCTTCCATCAAATGGTCGTCAATTCAGGAAGATGAAATAACCATAGATATTTTAGTTTCTGAAGCGAGCCTGGTGGCAGGTCACCATGAAAAATCTCTTTTAGCCTCTTTGCTCCGATGATTCTCAGCATATTCAAGACAGGGAAGACACTTTGTGGAGTATGCTTCTCAAGTGTCATGTCAATCAGATATTCTAGAGAATCACAGTCTTCAAGGGTAAGTGACTTCAAGCTTGCATAACAGTTAACATCCCACACATTGAGAGGATCTGTCAAATTCTTCATCTTCGTTAACTCGAGGGTCTTGGTTTTCTTTAACAACAAGCTGATTCCAGTACCCGCAAGATCTAGACACTCAACACTCAAGTGATTACTGTCCAAGTCATACAAAGAAGCATTAGGCCCCCATCCTATAGAGATCTTAAATCTGTCAAGCTTATGAAATAGCTTACTGGTCCGCAGAATCTCACTAGGTGGTAAAACCACTTCCAAAGTAGTCAAACGGGACAAGGAAAGCAGCTCTGAAAGTAACCCAACTCTCCAGTCCATAGAGTTGGCCCACCTTGTGACCTGGTCGTAGTTTCCTTTTGAAGCATAAACATCATTAACAAAGCCTCGGAACAGACGTCCAAGGTCGTTGACTTCCTCTGGTTTCTCAACCGCCAATCTGTTGAGTCTCTTCCACCTGTCGACTTGTTCTGGTTCGGCATCCCCGTCCTCCCATTGAGAGAGCCAATGCTTTGTTTGAGAGAGCCAAGGTGTTTGAGAGATCCAATGCTCTGCTGAGCCCAGTTTCTCAACCACCCAAAAATCTTCAAAGCTACCCCGCATGTACAATTCTTCTAGTCGAGATAAACTCGATATAACACCGGGCCGGTGAGATTACTTTAAGCTCATCACATCCCGTCAAATTCAACAGTCTCAGATTGAATAAATTTTTGAATGTGTCAGGCAACTGCTTGATTTTAGAATAACTTAAATCGAGTATCATGAGTGCCCGTAGCTCTCCAATCACATCAATATTATTGAGACGGCAACGCACTAGAACAAGTGTTTGAATATTTTTCAAAAGTGGAAGGGATGGGAGGATTGAATTCCCGATCAATAAAACCTTAAGGTCTTCCATTCCATCGAAAATTGTGGTCC
The window above is part of the Fragaria vesca subsp. vesca linkage group LG2, FraVesHawaii_1.0, whole genome shotgun sequence genome. Proteins encoded here:
- the LOC101314236 gene encoding acyl-coenzyme A thioesterase 9, mitochondrial-like, whose translation is MDPNSSPPNSNTTIPVVATLPAYGSDSSTRPISLWPGMFHSPVTQALWEARSHMFERLLDPPVDAPPQSELLNKTPSQSRTTILYNFSSDFILREQYKDPWNEVRIGKLLEDLDALAGTISVKHCYAVDTTTRPLLLVTASVDKIVLRKPISVDIDLKIVGAVIWVGRSSIEIHLEVTQSTKGCGTSDSLALSANFIFVARDSKTGKAAPVNRLLPETEREQFLFKEAEARNNLRKRTRGGQKREFENGEVNRLESLLAEGRIFCDMPALADRDSILLRDTSLENSLICQPQQRNIHGRIFGGFLMHRAFELAFSTAYAFAGLVPCFLEVDLVDFLRPVDVGDFLRFKSCVLYTEVNPDQPLITIEVVAHVTRPELRSSEVSNTFYFTFTVRPEAKATKNGFRIRNVVPATEEEARRILERKDAQALLSSTLVTK
- the LOC101314523 gene encoding uncharacterized protein LOC101314523 — encoded protein: MQNRLQKLEYIAVQLCSSLEEIFEVRRLTVNERNASVPRSDKLPSNISQPDQGMQINDIKGCKQSCQGFQNLIGMYIGACGSLRYLLSPSIARGFVKLQKLEIENCQKMEAIIAADGGEETENESMLPRLDSLDLKNLPNLGSFSQGRYTFDCPLVRRICIIGCNKMNKFCLGSLHISWGVHIGVRNSGESLRRELEDSRKTG